Proteins from one Deinococcus sp. AB2017081 genomic window:
- the panB gene encoding 3-methyl-2-oxobutanoate hydroxymethyltransferase — protein sequence MKRSIPELQHSEQALVMVTAYDYPGGRHAQAAGVDLILVGDSLGNVVLGYDSTAPVTLGDMIHHARAVRRGAPDTFMVVDLPFGTYHTGTQDAMRAAVKVIQETGADAVKMEGATTEILQVVDNLTRNGIPVMGHVGLMPQTATAQGGLRVQGKDDDTARRTLEGAVALEAAGAFAVVLEAIPARLAKLISDRLHVPTIGIGAGVNCDGQVLVTHDLLGVYEGEDKKIARRYAEIGKLSREAIEQYAADVRARAFPTRENSFVMKDDVLDKLY from the coding sequence ATGAAACGCAGCATTCCGGAGTTGCAGCACTCCGAGCAGGCGCTGGTCATGGTCACCGCCTACGACTATCCCGGCGGGAGGCACGCGCAGGCGGCGGGCGTTGACCTGATCCTGGTGGGCGACTCCTTGGGCAACGTGGTGCTGGGCTACGACAGCACCGCGCCGGTCACGCTGGGCGACATGATCCACCACGCCCGCGCCGTGCGCCGGGGGGCACCGGACACCTTCATGGTGGTGGATCTGCCGTTCGGGACGTACCACACGGGTACCCAGGACGCGATGCGGGCGGCCGTGAAGGTCATCCAGGAGACGGGCGCGGACGCCGTGAAGATGGAGGGCGCGACCACCGAGATCCTTCAGGTCGTGGACAACCTGACCCGCAACGGCATTCCCGTGATGGGCCACGTGGGCCTGATGCCGCAGACCGCGACCGCACAGGGCGGACTGCGCGTGCAGGGCAAGGACGACGACACCGCCCGCCGCACCCTGGAGGGGGCCGTGGCGCTCGAAGCGGCTGGGGCCTTCGCGGTGGTGCTGGAGGCGATTCCAGCCCGGCTGGCGAAGCTGATCAGTGACCGCCTGCACGTCCCGACCATCGGCATCGGCGCGGGGGTGAACTGCGACGGGCAGGTGCTCGTGACGCATGACCTGCTGGGCGTGTACGAGGGCGAGGACAAGAAGATCGCCCGGCGCTACGCCGAGATCGGGAAACTCTCGCGTGAGGCCATCGAGCAGTACGCCGCCGACGTGCGGGCCCGGGCTTTCCCCACGCGGGAGAATTCCTTCGTGATGAAGGACGACGTGCTGGACAAGCTGTACTGA
- the coxB gene encoding cytochrome c oxidase subunit II, with amino-acid sequence MLNTIQDRSRGIRGRAGRLGVLAAVPLLTLLSGCQQTRQSLSIGDFASAYNREIWWMSLWAIALSIIIFIGVSYALFYTVNKFREDKHDAAPAQFHGNNRLEVALVVVPVLIVFGLSVLAVKSLAVVNAVDAQAPKIDVLARQFWWNFSYPAATAAAGGTVTNGNEMIMPAKQGVTLTITSGDVIHGFWAPNIGGQRAAMPAVNKVWTVDSDRAGAYQGNCSQLCGASHANMRYKVVVLEQDRYASTVSAMQAYRAPEPAPGSAEARGYALFMQGKASTRAQACAACHRVQGTTAAGAAGPDLSFFGTRRTLGAGMWEAMTEERWEDEQAAEQLHAWLKHAPVVKPGALMPRYDGGDYMIQGKVQKGGTLTDTEIDDIAAYLRSLRLPEAADYWRDTPVQGAPTAGGSQ; translated from the coding sequence ATGTTGAACACCATCCAAGACCGCTCACGCGGCATCCGGGGACGCGCTGGCCGACTGGGTGTCCTGGCCGCCGTGCCCCTGCTGACCCTGCTCAGCGGCTGTCAGCAGACCCGGCAATCGCTCTCGATCGGGGATTTCGCGTCCGCCTACAACCGCGAGATCTGGTGGATGAGCCTGTGGGCCATCGCCCTGTCGATCATCATCTTCATCGGCGTGTCGTACGCGCTGTTCTACACGGTCAACAAGTTCCGTGAGGACAAGCACGACGCCGCGCCCGCGCAGTTCCACGGCAACAACCGACTGGAGGTCGCGCTGGTCGTCGTGCCCGTGCTGATCGTCTTCGGTCTGAGCGTGCTCGCGGTCAAGAGCCTCGCCGTGGTGAATGCCGTGGACGCCCAGGCGCCGAAGATCGATGTCCTGGCGCGGCAGTTCTGGTGGAACTTCTCGTATCCGGCCGCCACCGCTGCGGCGGGCGGCACCGTCACCAACGGCAACGAGATGATCATGCCGGCCAAGCAGGGCGTGACCCTGACGATCACGAGCGGTGACGTGATCCACGGGTTCTGGGCCCCGAACATCGGGGGTCAGCGGGCCGCCATGCCCGCCGTGAACAAGGTCTGGACGGTGGACTCCGACCGGGCCGGCGCGTACCAGGGCAACTGCTCGCAGCTGTGCGGGGCGAGCCACGCCAACATGCGCTACAAGGTCGTCGTGCTGGAACAGGATCGTTACGCCTCCACTGTCAGCGCCATGCAGGCCTACCGTGCGCCCGAACCCGCCCCCGGCAGCGCCGAGGCGCGTGGCTACGCCCTGTTCATGCAGGGCAAGGCCAGCACCCGCGCCCAGGCGTGCGCGGCGTGCCACCGCGTGCAGGGCACGACAGCCGCCGGAGCCGCCGGCCCCGACCTGAGCTTCTTCGGCACCCGCCGCACGCTGGGGGCCGGCATGTGGGAGGCCATGACCGAGGAGCGCTGGGAAGACGAGCAGGCCGCCGAGCAGCTGCACGCGTGGCTCAAGCACGCGCCCGTCGTGAAGCCCGGCGCGCTGATGCCCCGCTATGACGGCGGCGACTACATGATCCAGGGCAAGGTGCAGAAGGGCGGCACGCTCACGGACACCGAGATCGACGACATCGCCGCGTACCTGCGCAGCCTCCGGCTGCCCGAGGCGGCGGACTACTGGAGGGACACGCCTGTGCAGGGTGCGCCCACCGCAGGAGGATCGCAGTGA
- a CDS encoding COX15/CtaA family protein translates to MSGTLTVSRAGAGLWLPRLAWAALAYNVLVILWGAVVRLTGAGAGCGEHWPLCNGVVVPQSPTLHTVIEFSHRLTSGLSGLLAIALVALAFRVTHRGHPARLGALLSLGLIILEGLVGGVQVLLGLTADSTDPARGFVQGVHLANTFLLLGALLLTALWASGSPRLRLGGQGAVGGWSALALGLLLVLGMAGAVTALGDLLFLPADGTPIDTVKRDFGATASVIENLRVIHPMLAIVVSAFLVWLGVFFRRERPGTDVTRWSAVVWGLIAAQMVLGFLNVALKAPAWLQLSHLLLACALWLATVRVVYAALISLRVTAPARARSVGA, encoded by the coding sequence ATGAGTGGAACGCTGACGGTTTCCCGCGCGGGTGCGGGCCTGTGGCTGCCACGGCTGGCGTGGGCCGCCCTGGCGTACAACGTGCTGGTGATCCTGTGGGGCGCGGTCGTGCGCCTGACCGGGGCCGGGGCCGGCTGCGGCGAGCACTGGCCGCTGTGCAACGGTGTCGTGGTGCCGCAGAGCCCCACGCTGCACACGGTCATTGAGTTCAGCCACCGGCTGACCAGTGGGCTCTCGGGGCTGCTGGCGATCGCGCTGGTGGCGCTGGCCTTCCGCGTGACCCACCGGGGCCACCCGGCCCGGCTGGGCGCTCTGCTGAGCCTGGGCCTGATCATTCTGGAGGGGCTGGTGGGCGGCGTGCAGGTGCTGCTGGGCCTGACCGCCGACAGCACCGATCCGGCACGCGGTTTCGTGCAGGGCGTGCACCTTGCCAACACCTTCTTACTGCTGGGGGCGCTGCTGCTCACGGCGCTGTGGGCGTCCGGGTCACCGCGCCTGCGCCTGGGCGGGCAGGGCGCGGTCGGCGGGTGGAGTGCGCTGGCGCTGGGGCTGCTGCTGGTGCTGGGCATGGCGGGGGCGGTCACGGCCCTGGGCGACCTGCTGTTCCTGCCCGCCGACGGCACGCCCATCGACACCGTGAAACGGGATTTCGGGGCCACCGCCAGCGTGATCGAGAACCTTCGTGTGATCCACCCCATGCTGGCGATCGTGGTCAGCGCCTTCCTGGTGTGGCTGGGCGTCTTCTTTCGCCGCGAGCGGCCGGGCACGGACGTGACCCGCTGGAGCGCGGTGGTCTGGGGCCTGATCGCGGCCCAGATGGTGCTGGGCTTCCTGAACGTGGCCCTGAAGGCCCCGGCGTGGCTGCAACTGTCGCACCTGCTGCTGGCGTGTGCGCTGTGGCTGGCGACCGTGCGTGTGGTGTACGCCGCGCTGATCAGCCTGCGTGTGACGGCTCCGGCCAGGGCGCGGAGCGTGGGCGCATGA
- a CDS encoding SCO family protein: protein MKVLTAALLAVAAILGGLLLYRQANPGLTGGDALDVPKPLPAVALLDDRGQATTLAAGDGRMRLVFYGFVRCPDVCPATLASLKNTYAALSPEQRQRVQVQLVSVDPAYDRPAVLRGYLDRFEPAFTGLTGTTEAVNQAALAMFVSVVTPVPDEGHGAGTHGDHGATPVAQSAATAATLHGDQVSVVDGQGRFVRVYGNGAVIDGTLQRDLPGLIRQYGS from the coding sequence ATGAAAGTGCTGACTGCCGCGCTGCTCGCCGTGGCCGCGATCCTGGGGGGACTGCTGCTGTACCGGCAGGCGAACCCCGGGCTGACGGGCGGGGACGCGCTGGACGTTCCGAAACCGCTGCCGGCGGTCGCCCTGCTCGACGACCGCGGGCAGGCGACCACCCTGGCTGCCGGGGACGGCCGGATGCGACTGGTCTTCTACGGGTTCGTTCGCTGCCCGGACGTGTGCCCGGCCACGCTTGCCAGTCTGAAGAACACCTACGCGGCCCTGTCGCCTGAGCAGCGGCAGCGGGTACAGGTGCAACTGGTGTCGGTCGATCCGGCGTATGATCGGCCGGCCGTGCTGCGCGGGTACCTCGACCGCTTCGAGCCGGCGTTCACGGGCCTGACCGGCACCACGGAGGCCGTGAATCAGGCGGCGCTCGCCATGTTCGTCAGCGTGGTCACGCCGGTGCCGGACGAGGGCCACGGCGCAGGGACACACGGCGACCACGGTGCCACTCCGGTCGCCCAGTCGGCGGCGACCGCCGCGACCCTGCACGGCGATCAGGTCAGCGTGGTCGACGGTCAGGGGCGCTTCGTGCGGGTATACGGCAACGGGGCCGTGATCGACGGCACGCTGCAGCGCGACCTGCCGGGCCTGATCCGCCAGTACGGCAGCTGA
- the ruvB gene encoding Holliday junction branch migration DNA helicase RuvB, with product MTDAAPGLDAALRPKTLAEYVGQERLKDKMGVYLQAARGRREALDHTLLFGPPGLGKTTLAHIIAAELGVNIRVTSGPAIEKPGDLAAILTNSLEEGDVLFIDEIHRLGRVAEEHLYPAMEDFKLDIVLGQGPAARTIELPLPRFTLVGATTRPGLITAPMRSRFGIIEHLEYYTPEEIATNLLRDARLLGFGLDETAALEVGARSRGTMRIAKRLLRRVRDYAEVAGESTISIERAYSALDKLGLDSAGLDDRDKKYLETLIHRFAGGPVGVDTLATAISEDALTLEDVYEPYLIQLGFIKRTPRGRVATAHAYDHLGLPVGGGDGDLGLYVN from the coding sequence ATGACCGATGCTGCCCCCGGACTCGACGCCGCGCTGCGGCCCAAGACCCTGGCCGAATACGTCGGGCAGGAGCGGCTCAAGGACAAGATGGGCGTGTACCTCCAGGCCGCCCGTGGCCGCCGCGAGGCCCTCGACCACACCCTGCTCTTCGGCCCGCCCGGCCTGGGCAAGACCACCCTGGCGCACATCATCGCCGCGGAACTCGGCGTGAACATCCGCGTGACCAGTGGCCCCGCCATCGAGAAGCCCGGCGACCTCGCCGCCATCCTCACGAACTCGCTGGAGGAGGGGGACGTGCTGTTCATCGACGAGATCCACCGCCTGGGCCGCGTGGCGGAGGAGCACCTGTACCCCGCCATGGAGGACTTCAAGCTCGACATCGTGCTCGGGCAGGGGCCCGCGGCGCGCACCATCGAGCTGCCCCTGCCGCGCTTCACGCTGGTCGGCGCGACCACCCGCCCGGGCCTGATCACCGCCCCCATGCGCAGCCGCTTCGGGATCATCGAGCACCTCGAGTACTACACGCCCGAGGAGATCGCCACGAACCTCCTGCGCGACGCCCGCCTGCTCGGCTTCGGGCTGGACGAGACGGCGGCGCTGGAGGTCGGCGCGCGCTCGCGCGGCACCATGCGCATCGCCAAGCGGCTGCTGCGTCGCGTGCGCGACTACGCCGAGGTGGCCGGCGAGAGCACCATCAGTATCGAGCGGGCGTACAGCGCCCTGGACAAGCTGGGCCTGGACTCCGCGGGCCTCGACGACCGCGACAAGAAGTACCTGGAGACCCTGATCCACCGCTTCGCGGGCGGCCCGGTCGGCGTGGACACCCTGGCGACTGCCATTTCCGAGGACGCCCTGACGCTGGAGGACGTGTACGAGCCGTACCTGATCCAGCTGGGCTTCATCAAGCGCACGCCGCGCGGCCGGGTCGCCACGGCGCACGCCTACGACCACCTCGGCCTGCCCGTGGGCGGCGGGGACGGCGATCTCGGGCTGTACGTGAACTGA
- a CDS encoding MFS transporter has product MSASPLPDTSSRAVLQLPEFRAMLLAAVTSTLAGRAVALTVAYQLYQITKDPLTLGVLGLVEAIPALSLALLGGVVADRNDRRRILLATITVEILCAGGFALYAPHAAQLGIWPILALIFTLGVARGFSDPALPAFQAQVVPRELLLRASAWRSSAWQAAAIIGPALGGVLYASVGAAGAYVFAFVLFLVSLAAVMTVKPKPRPKFTPGEPVWDSVKVGLAFVVQRQVLVGSMALDLFSVLFGGAVALLPIFASDILAVGPVGLGVLVAAPSVGALVIMLYATKHPPGRNAGRTLLLAVAGFGVCMVTFGLSRNFALSVAALIFAGVFDGISMVIRSATLQLKAPDHMRGRVNAVSGMFIGASNELGAFESGIAAKLLGTARSVWLGGIVTLIVVGVTAYLAPELRAMDLTDVAED; this is encoded by the coding sequence GTGAGCGCGTCCCCCCTGCCTGATACGTCCAGCCGCGCTGTCCTGCAACTTCCCGAATTCCGCGCCATGCTGCTGGCCGCCGTGACCAGCACCCTGGCCGGGCGTGCGGTCGCCCTGACGGTCGCGTATCAGCTGTACCAGATCACCAAAGACCCGCTGACGCTGGGGGTGCTGGGGCTGGTCGAGGCGATCCCGGCCCTGAGCCTCGCGCTGCTGGGGGGCGTGGTGGCCGACCGGAACGACCGCCGCCGGATCCTACTCGCCACGATCACGGTCGAGATCCTGTGCGCGGGCGGCTTCGCGCTGTATGCGCCGCATGCCGCGCAGCTCGGCATCTGGCCGATCCTGGCCCTGATCTTCACGCTGGGGGTCGCTCGCGGCTTTTCCGACCCGGCCCTTCCCGCGTTCCAGGCTCAGGTCGTGCCGCGCGAGCTGCTGCTGCGGGCCAGCGCGTGGCGATCCAGTGCGTGGCAGGCCGCCGCGATCATCGGGCCGGCGCTGGGCGGCGTGCTGTATGCGTCTGTCGGCGCGGCCGGGGCCTACGTCTTCGCCTTCGTGCTGTTTCTGGTGTCGCTGGCCGCCGTGATGACCGTGAAGCCCAAGCCCCGGCCGAAGTTCACGCCCGGTGAGCCCGTGTGGGACAGCGTGAAGGTCGGACTGGCCTTCGTGGTGCAGCGGCAGGTGCTGGTCGGCAGCATGGCGCTGGATCTGTTCTCGGTGCTGTTCGGCGGTGCGGTCGCCCTGCTGCCCATCTTCGCGTCGGACATCCTGGCGGTCGGCCCGGTCGGGCTGGGCGTGCTGGTCGCGGCCCCCAGCGTCGGGGCGCTGGTCATCATGCTGTACGCCACGAAGCATCCACCGGGCCGGAACGCGGGCCGCACGCTGCTGCTGGCCGTCGCCGGCTTCGGCGTGTGCATGGTCACCTTCGGCCTGTCGCGCAATTTTGCCCTGAGTGTGGCGGCCCTGATCTTTGCCGGCGTGTTCGACGGCATCAGCATGGTCATCCGCAGCGCCACGTTGCAACTGAAAGCCCCGGATCACATGCGCGGGCGCGTAAACGCCGTGAGTGGCATGTTCATCGGGGCCAGCAACGAACTGGGGGCCTTCGAGAGCGGGATCGCCGCGAAACTCCTGGGCACCGCCCGCAGCGTATGGCTGGGCGGGATCGTCACCCTGATCGTCGTCGGCGTAACCGCGTATCTGGCCCCGGAACTGCGGGCCATGGATCTGACGGATGTGGCGGAGGACTGA
- a CDS encoding DUF420 domain-containing protein, giving the protein MAETVNQWAVITIILSGVALLTGVYFIRHGNREAHMRAMIVASSLATIFLVLYLTRLGLGYEKKYIGPNRGAYFALLISHIILAAANLPLALGALFNAYKGLKAAGNLGNIDLPAARGYFNKHRAWVRWTVPVWLYVAVTGWIIYLLLGRWGEVIKNG; this is encoded by the coding sequence ATGGCGGAAACGGTCAACCAGTGGGCAGTCATCACCATCATCCTCAGTGGGGTGGCCCTGCTCACCGGGGTCTACTTCATCCGCCACGGCAACCGCGAGGCGCACATGCGGGCCATGATCGTGGCGTCCAGTCTCGCCACCATCTTTCTGGTGCTGTACCTGACCCGGCTGGGCCTGGGCTACGAGAAGAAGTACATCGGTCCGAACCGGGGCGCGTACTTCGCGCTGCTGATCAGCCACATCATCCTGGCCGCCGCGAACCTGCCGCTCGCGCTGGGAGCTCTGTTCAACGCCTACAAGGGCCTGAAGGCCGCCGGGAACCTGGGCAACATCGACCTGCCGGCCGCGCGTGGCTACTTCAACAAACACCGGGCGTGGGTGCGCTGGACGGTGCCCGTGTGGCTGTACGTGGCCGTAACCGGGTGGATCATCTACCTCCTGCTGGGCCGCTGGGGCGAAGTGATCAAGAACGGGTAG
- a CDS encoding VOC family protein, translated as MPVVQAHPAGTPTWYDLTTTAPEATKAFYTALFGWAFEDYGPALGHYHRARKDGQEVAGLVPASPGMPSAWTVYFSSDDAQADAGHIRERGGSVMVEPMQVMELGHMLVAADPTGAVFGMWQPLDFHGFTVADEHGAPTWQEIVTRDSGRALDFYTGLLNLQSEQVPGDVTYHMLQRSGTNVVGIMQMDDAHWPASIPAHWMPYFAVSDVHATVQLVPTSGGTVSVPPFETPYGTIAVLNDPGGAVFSVVQLPA; from the coding sequence ATGCCAGTCGTCCAGGCCCACCCTGCCGGCACACCCACGTGGTACGACCTGACCACCACCGCCCCGGAGGCAACCAAGGCCTTCTACACGGCGCTGTTCGGCTGGGCCTTCGAGGATTACGGCCCTGCGCTGGGCCACTACCACCGTGCCCGCAAGGACGGTCAGGAGGTGGCGGGGCTCGTCCCCGCGTCGCCCGGTATGCCCAGCGCGTGGACGGTCTACTTCAGCTCCGACGACGCGCAGGCCGACGCCGGGCACATCCGGGAACGGGGCGGCAGCGTCATGGTGGAGCCCATGCAGGTCATGGAACTGGGGCACATGCTGGTCGCGGCTGACCCGACCGGTGCAGTCTTCGGGATGTGGCAGCCGCTGGACTTCCACGGCTTCACCGTGGCCGATGAGCACGGCGCACCCACGTGGCAGGAAATCGTGACGCGCGACAGCGGCCGGGCGCTGGACTTCTACACAGGCCTGCTGAACCTCCAGAGCGAACAGGTACCGGGGGACGTCACGTACCACATGCTCCAGCGCAGCGGCACGAATGTCGTCGGCATCATGCAGATGGACGACGCGCACTGGCCCGCATCCATCCCGGCCCACTGGATGCCCTACTTCGCAGTCAGCGACGTGCACGCCACAGTGCAGCTCGTGCCCACCAGCGGCGGCACGGTCAGCGTGCCACCCTTCGAGACACCTTACGGCACCATCGCCGTATTGAACGATCCGGGCGGCGCGGTGTTCAGCGTGGTGCAGCTCCCGGCCTGA
- a CDS encoding heme o synthase, whose amino-acid sequence MTASDSVTPMLPAAPVRATWRDYLALTKPKVISLLLWTTVTAMFMAQRGWPGLWLLIVVSVAGYASAGSAGVFNMIIDRDIDLKMARTAKRPTSSGLIPLRDAAAFGAALQVLSFAALWIWATPLAAWMSLAGFVTYVGLYTALLKRNTWHNIVLGGAAGCFPPLVGWAAVTGDLNLFAWFLFAIIFFWTPVHFWALALMIKEEYREVGIPMLPVVHGEKLTVAQIGLYAIYTVVLSVMPVFFHEVGALYFVAAAALGAWLLVLSWRLYRHVAAGQVVERRVAVPLYLYSMLYLALLFVAGAADRILFAALA is encoded by the coding sequence ATGACGGCCTCTGATAGCGTGACGCCCATGTTGCCCGCTGCCCCCGTCCGGGCCACCTGGCGCGATTACCTGGCGCTCACCAAGCCCAAGGTCATCAGTCTGCTGCTGTGGACGACCGTGACCGCCATGTTCATGGCGCAGCGGGGCTGGCCTGGGCTGTGGCTGCTGATCGTGGTCAGCGTGGCCGGATATGCCTCGGCAGGTTCGGCGGGCGTGTTCAACATGATCATCGACCGGGACATCGACCTGAAGATGGCCCGCACCGCGAAGCGCCCCACCTCCAGCGGCCTGATTCCCCTGCGCGACGCCGCCGCGTTCGGCGCGGCGCTGCAGGTGCTGTCCTTCGCGGCGCTGTGGATCTGGGCCACGCCACTGGCGGCATGGATGAGTCTGGCGGGCTTCGTGACCTACGTGGGGCTGTACACCGCCCTGCTCAAGCGCAACACGTGGCACAACATCGTGCTGGGCGGCGCGGCCGGGTGCTTCCCGCCGCTGGTCGGCTGGGCCGCGGTGACGGGCGACCTGAACCTGTTCGCGTGGTTCCTGTTCGCCATCATCTTCTTCTGGACCCCCGTGCACTTCTGGGCCCTGGCCCTGATGATCAAGGAGGAATACCGCGAGGTCGGCATTCCCATGCTGCCGGTGGTACACGGCGAGAAACTCACCGTGGCGCAGATCGGGCTGTACGCGATCTATACCGTGGTGCTCTCGGTCATGCCGGTCTTCTTCCATGAGGTCGGGGCGCTGTACTTCGTGGCGGCCGCCGCCCTGGGCGCGTGGCTGCTGGTGCTGTCGTGGCGGCTGTACCGGCACGTCGCGGCGGGGCAGGTGGTCGAGCGCCGGGTGGCCGTGCCGCTGTACCTGTACTCCATGCTGTATCTGGCCCTGCTGTTCGTGGCCGGCGCGGCCGACCGGATCCTGTTCGCGGCGCTGGCCTGA
- a CDS encoding cbb3-type cytochrome c oxidase subunit I produces the protein MTIQHAPQPQTVAPRHSVWEVIKDYMMTTDHKKIGTLYIGTSILGFAIAGLLAVAIRLQLAVPDNTFLVGNTYNQVLTLHAALMIFFFLIPIGLFGFGNWILPLQLGVRDVALPRVNTFAVWLFIFSLILVILGLANGGAPGVGWTFYYPLSVDANQTGVSVLMVALTLNGIASLLGSANFAATVVNMRAPGMSLWKMPIFAWSIFATSILQLISLGGLTAAALVTYLEIKLGLSMFNPGIGGVPVMFQQFFWFYSHPAVYVMLLPYLGIGAEIASTMARKPLFGYRVMVYSILGIVLVSLLVWVHHMFAVGLPESWQIAFMIATLIVAVPTGVKIFNLIGTLWGGRIMMRTPTYWLVGFIFNFLIGGITGVALGMIPFDYQVTMSYFVVAHFHNVMMFGTAFLAMGGIYYWWPKMTGRFLSEKLGLWHFWLFMVGSWMTFLPQYILGLLGMPRRYYTYPSGNFAWTELNFISTLGALTLLAGGVVWVWNMWQSVKVPATASPNPWGGFTLEWTAASPPAAYNFAHDFPRTFPTERPLYDWEKNGDTLTPVDPKTIHLPQDSWGPFITAVGLLLMGYGLSFGWFTNYTPANGLQPFFNAAPGHVFASIVLYLSIPLFLYGLFKWAGTPEYKEPTEHHFLTKYDNGFLGMAWFIISEVGLFGVLIAGYVYLRVTGLAEPPALRPNIWLAALNTLILVSSSFVIHRAEQDNHHGKLTRFRIGLFVTLVLGALFMLFQVYEFALFGAESDWKQNLWQSCFFTIVGLHGLHILIGGTGVALPYFQAMTGKMDKHNHGSITPASLYWHLVDVVWLLIVAIFYAW, from the coding sequence GTGACCATCCAGCACGCTCCTCAGCCCCAGACGGTGGCTCCCCGGCACTCCGTGTGGGAGGTCATCAAGGATTACATGATGACCACCGATCACAAGAAGATCGGCACGCTGTACATCGGCACGTCCATCCTGGGCTTTGCGATCGCCGGGCTGCTCGCCGTGGCGATCCGCCTGCAGCTCGCGGTGCCGGACAACACCTTCCTGGTGGGCAACACCTACAACCAGGTGCTGACCCTGCACGCCGCGCTGATGATCTTCTTCTTCCTGATTCCCATCGGCCTGTTCGGCTTCGGGAACTGGATCCTGCCGCTGCAGCTCGGGGTGCGCGACGTGGCCCTGCCGCGCGTGAACACCTTCGCGGTGTGGCTGTTCATCTTCTCGCTGATCCTGGTGATCCTGGGGCTGGCGAACGGCGGCGCGCCGGGCGTGGGCTGGACGTTCTACTACCCCCTGTCGGTCGACGCCAATCAGACCGGCGTGTCGGTGCTGATGGTCGCGCTGACCCTGAACGGGATCGCGTCGCTGCTGGGCTCGGCGAACTTCGCGGCCACGGTCGTGAACATGCGCGCGCCGGGCATGAGCCTGTGGAAGATGCCGATCTTCGCGTGGAGCATCTTCGCCACCTCGATTCTCCAGCTGATCTCGCTGGGCGGTCTGACCGCCGCCGCGCTGGTCACGTACCTGGAAATCAAGCTGGGCCTGAGCATGTTCAACCCGGGGATCGGCGGCGTGCCGGTCATGTTCCAGCAGTTCTTCTGGTTCTACTCGCACCCGGCCGTGTACGTCATGCTGCTGCCCTACCTGGGCATCGGCGCGGAGATCGCCTCGACCATGGCCCGCAAGCCGCTGTTCGGGTACCGCGTGATGGTGTACTCGATCCTGGGGATCGTGCTGGTGTCGCTGCTGGTGTGGGTGCACCACATGTTCGCCGTGGGCCTGCCCGAGTCGTGGCAGATCGCGTTCATGATCGCCACCCTGATCGTGGCCGTGCCGACCGGCGTGAAGATCTTCAACCTGATCGGCACCCTGTGGGGCGGCCGGATCATGATGCGCACGCCCACGTACTGGCTGGTCGGCTTCATCTTCAACTTCCTGATCGGAGGCATCACCGGCGTGGCGCTGGGCATGATTCCCTTCGACTACCAGGTCACCATGTCGTACTTCGTGGTCGCGCACTTCCACAACGTCATGATGTTCGGCACGGCGTTCCTGGCCATGGGCGGCATCTACTACTGGTGGCCCAAGATGACCGGCCGCTTCCTCAGCGAGAAGCTGGGGCTGTGGCACTTCTGGCTGTTCATGGTGGGCTCGTGGATGACCTTCCTGCCGCAGTACATCCTGGGTCTGCTGGGCATGCCCCGCCGCTATTACACCTACCCCTCCGGCAACTTCGCGTGGACCGAGCTGAACTTCATCTCGACCCTGGGGGCGCTGACCCTGCTGGCCGGCGGCGTGGTGTGGGTCTGGAACATGTGGCAGAGCGTCAAGGTGCCTGCCACCGCGAGCCCGAACCCCTGGGGCGGCTTCACGCTGGAGTGGACGGCCGCGAGCCCGCCCGCCGCGTACAACTTCGCCCATGACTTCCCCCGCACCTTCCCCACCGAACGCCCCCTGTACGACTGGGAAAAGAACGGCGACACCCTGACCCCGGTCGATCCCAAGACCATCCACCTGCCGCAGGACTCGTGGGGCCCGTTCATCACCGCCGTGGGCCTGCTGCTCATGGGCTATGGCCTGAGCTTCGGGTGGTTCACCAACTACACGCCGGCGAATGGCCTGCAGCCGTTCTTCAATGCAGCCCCCGGCCACGTGTTCGCCTCGATCGTGCTGTACCTGAGCATCCCGCTGTTCCTGTACGGGCTGTTCAAGTGGGCCGGCACCCCCGAATACAAGGAGCCGACCGAGCACCACTTCCTGACCAAGTACGACAACGGCTTCCTGGGCATGGCGTGGTTCATCATCTCGGAAGTGGGTCTGTTCGGCGTGCTGATCGCCGGGTACGTCTACCTGCGCGTGACCGGGCTGGCCGAGCCGCCTGCCCTGCGCCCGAACATCTGGCTGGCAGCGCTGAACACCCTGATCCTGGTCAGCAGCTCCTTCGTGATCCACCGCGCCGAGCAGGACAACCACCACGGCAAGCTCACCCGCTTCCGCATCGGCCTGTTCGTGACCCTGGTGCTGGGCGCCCTGTTCATGCTCTTCCAGGTGTACGAGTTCGCGCTGTTCGGGGCCGAGAGTGACTGGAAGCAGAACCTGTGGCAGTCGTGCTTCTTCACCATCGTCGGCCTGCACGGTCTGCACATCCTGATCGGCGGTACGGGCGTGGCCCTGCCATACTTCCAGGCCATGACCGGCAAGATGGACAAGCACAACCACGGCTCGATCACCCCCGCCAGCCTGTACTGGCACCTGGTGGACGTGGTCTGGCTGCTGATCGTGGCGATCTTCTACGCCTGGTAA